Proteins from one Microbacterium proteolyticum genomic window:
- a CDS encoding helix-turn-helix domain-containing protein, whose translation MTDVPDPWNEFARQFGARLLAARAEKGFSQEHVAHAAGLATFTYRKLEHGESNPGTPANPRLRTIVCLAEVLEIPLSDLLPQPPEGVAPGR comes from the coding sequence ATGACCGACGTGCCCGATCCCTGGAACGAGTTCGCCCGGCAGTTCGGCGCCCGTCTGCTCGCGGCGCGTGCGGAGAAGGGTTTCTCGCAGGAACACGTCGCGCATGCTGCCGGACTCGCCACCTTCACGTACCGCAAGCTCGAGCACGGCGAGTCCAACCCCGGTACGCCGGCGAACCCGCGGTTGCGCACGATCGTGTGCCTGGCGGAGGTCCTGGAGATCCCGCTCTCGGACCTGCTGCCGCAGCCGCCGGAGGGCGTCGCGCCCGGTCGCTGA
- a CDS encoding polysaccharide biosynthesis tyrosine autokinase, whose product MQRVARILRAYWKAIVALTLAGGLAGFGWSALQPRVYTADASGYVASVSSDGSTGSALAGGTLALARVKSFIDMGYWKSVAETARDELGLTDSPESLVQRIHVSNPVDTVNVRVDATGPTPEAARDLAQAWLHGMTVQVDQLESTSGAHSAVKLVAGDSARLPTSPSSPNEKLAIAVGALGGAVAGVLFALVRRTFDRRVRSTQDISDSVDVSVVGILPVDKELAAGRAVFSFDDIRDGRGSFAHKEAMRELRTNLQYVDVDRPPRVMVVTSPLPGDGKSTTAANLAVSIAATGQSVILIDADLRRPVLGATFGFSDDVGLSDVLAGRARIEQVAHQVDEHGRLFVVAAGRTPPNPSEMVGSQRMQQLARTLADDMVVIIDSPPTLAVADAAVIASWADGAVLVVTAGRTTDDMLQRAVGNIAKTRGRLLGVVLNRVPLRGADSNYYGSQYGGYYGYGAPGSGAERGRWWRRPRRRQAGDEGDAGVSAPGPRRRSGELPPSNVSGLRTLSARRSPAAASGDSTGEGAVAVAPPAAVVTDERTSRRRRRG is encoded by the coding sequence ATGCAACGCGTCGCGCGGATCCTGCGCGCGTACTGGAAGGCGATCGTGGCGCTCACCCTGGCCGGAGGCCTCGCGGGGTTCGGGTGGAGCGCGCTGCAACCACGGGTCTACACGGCCGACGCGAGCGGCTACGTCGCCAGCGTGTCATCCGACGGATCGACGGGCTCGGCTCTCGCGGGAGGAACCCTCGCCCTGGCCAGGGTGAAGTCCTTCATCGACATGGGCTACTGGAAGTCGGTCGCCGAAACGGCCCGCGACGAGCTCGGACTCACCGACAGCCCGGAATCCCTGGTGCAGCGCATCCACGTGTCCAACCCCGTCGACACCGTCAACGTGCGCGTCGACGCGACGGGGCCGACCCCCGAGGCGGCTCGCGATCTGGCGCAGGCCTGGCTCCACGGGATGACCGTCCAGGTGGATCAGTTGGAGTCCACCAGCGGCGCGCACAGCGCCGTGAAACTCGTCGCCGGCGACTCGGCGCGTCTCCCGACGTCGCCGTCCTCGCCCAACGAGAAGCTGGCGATCGCCGTCGGGGCGCTCGGCGGGGCGGTGGCGGGGGTTCTGTTCGCGCTGGTGCGCCGGACCTTCGACCGGCGGGTGCGGTCGACTCAGGACATCTCCGATTCCGTCGACGTGTCGGTCGTCGGCATCCTCCCCGTCGACAAGGAGCTCGCCGCCGGCCGCGCCGTCTTCTCGTTCGACGACATCCGGGACGGACGCGGCTCCTTCGCCCACAAGGAGGCCATGCGGGAGCTCCGGACCAACCTGCAGTACGTGGACGTGGACCGGCCTCCGCGCGTCATGGTCGTGACCAGCCCCCTGCCGGGGGACGGCAAGTCCACCACGGCGGCGAACCTCGCGGTGAGCATCGCGGCGACGGGGCAGTCGGTGATCCTCATCGACGCCGATCTGCGCCGCCCCGTGCTGGGGGCGACGTTCGGCTTCTCCGACGACGTGGGCCTCTCGGACGTCCTCGCGGGCCGCGCCCGCATCGAGCAGGTGGCCCACCAGGTCGACGAGCACGGGCGCCTCTTCGTCGTCGCGGCGGGGCGGACGCCTCCGAACCCCAGTGAGATGGTCGGCTCGCAGCGCATGCAGCAGCTGGCGCGCACACTGGCCGATGACATGGTCGTCATCATCGACTCGCCACCGACGCTCGCGGTCGCCGACGCCGCGGTGATCGCCAGCTGGGCGGACGGGGCCGTCCTCGTGGTGACAGCCGGTCGTACGACGGACGACATGCTCCAGCGCGCGGTCGGCAACATCGCCAAGACGCGCGGACGGCTCCTCGGCGTCGTCCTGAACCGGGTCCCGCTCCGCGGTGCCGATTCGAACTACTACGGCTCTCAGTACGGCGGATACTACGGATACGGCGCACCGGGTTCCGGGGCAGAGCGAGGCCGATGGTGGCGTCGGCCGAGGCGTCGTCAGGCGGGCGACGAGGGGGATGCCGGTGTGTCGGCGCCGGGCCCGCGCCGACGATCCGGGGAACTGCCTCCCTCGAACGTCAGCGGCCTGCGGACGCTGTCCGCGCGGCGGAGCCCTGCGGCGGCGTCGGGTGATTCGACTGGTGAAGGCGCGGTCGCCGTCGCTCCGCCCGCCGCGGTCGTGACGGACGAGCGGACGTCGCGGCGTCGACGGCGGGGGTGA
- a CDS encoding VanZ family protein — protein MRTAPPRGRGRTLAAVSASVYLVVLAAVLFWPQHIDSQAGPLYDALLRVVPVAFPFGIDPTLNVVMMVPFGVILATVLPRRPLVILGVAWVVPLMAEIAQGLFLPGRTSSAVDVAANTLGGILGAAGLATLRRLTRRRRPE, from the coding sequence ATGCGCACCGCACCTCCGCGCGGCCGGGGCCGCACCCTCGCGGCCGTCTCGGCGTCGGTCTATCTCGTCGTCCTCGCGGCGGTTCTGTTCTGGCCGCAGCACATTGACTCGCAGGCCGGTCCGCTGTACGACGCCCTCCTGCGCGTCGTCCCCGTGGCCTTCCCGTTCGGGATCGACCCGACCCTGAACGTCGTGATGATGGTTCCGTTCGGGGTGATCCTCGCCACCGTTCTGCCCCGTCGACCTCTCGTCATCCTCGGCGTGGCCTGGGTCGTGCCGCTGATGGCCGAGATCGCCCAGGGGCTGTTCCTCCCCGGGCGGACGTCCAGCGCCGTCGACGTCGCGGCGAACACCCTCGGCGGCATCCTCGGTGCGGCAGGCCTCGCGACGCTGCGCCGCCTCACCCGCCGTCGACGCCCGGAGTGA
- a CDS encoding sugar transferase, with protein MDLATSSLVSPAPTKSFTPTRTQRRRTWQSRYARLLVASDALVVAAAVFGTQALWLGPDHAGVSAVPIDYTTVSLLLCVAWLIALTLWGTRLPRVVGHGVAEHRLVIAASFQLFGLIAMGAYLTGVDLSRGYFLLSLPVGTLTLLASRSAARAWLVARRRRGELSARVVLVGSAEENARVAGEIARQPGVGLTIVGVHTVEGAGENSWTDAHARRLERRLDELDADSVLVTGGGHIDAHDIRRIGWGLEPGRQHLIVAVNLTDVAGPRIHTRPVAGLPLVHVETPQYSTRQRVLKRAFDFVGSLLLLGALSPLLLVLAVLVRLSGPGPILYRQERVGQGGVRFGMIKFRSMVDGADARLSELLTSQGRDGAPLFKIDDDPRITPIGRILRRYSLDEIPQLFNVLVGQMSLVGPRPQRDAEVAFYDDDARRRLIVRPGMSGLWQVSGRSALSWEDAIRLDLFYVENWSLIGDLVILFRTVKAVFAPGDTAH; from the coding sequence ATGGATCTCGCTACCTCGTCACTTGTTTCACCCGCCCCTACGAAAAGCTTCACCCCGACGCGCACGCAACGAAGGCGCACCTGGCAGTCCCGATACGCCCGGCTCCTCGTCGCCTCCGACGCGCTCGTGGTGGCAGCGGCCGTCTTCGGCACCCAGGCGCTCTGGCTCGGACCCGATCACGCGGGCGTCAGCGCGGTGCCGATCGACTACACCACCGTGTCGCTGCTCCTGTGCGTCGCGTGGCTCATCGCCCTGACCCTCTGGGGGACACGCCTCCCCCGGGTCGTCGGACACGGCGTCGCCGAGCATCGCCTGGTCATCGCGGCATCCTTCCAACTCTTCGGCCTCATCGCCATGGGCGCCTACCTCACCGGGGTCGACCTGTCCCGCGGGTACTTCCTGCTCAGCCTTCCCGTGGGGACCCTCACCCTCCTCGCCTCGCGCTCGGCTGCCCGCGCCTGGCTCGTCGCCCGCAGACGTCGGGGCGAGCTGTCCGCGCGGGTCGTCCTCGTCGGAAGTGCCGAGGAGAACGCCCGGGTGGCGGGCGAGATCGCCCGTCAGCCCGGCGTCGGCCTCACGATCGTGGGCGTGCACACCGTCGAGGGCGCCGGCGAGAACTCGTGGACGGACGCCCACGCGCGGCGCCTGGAGCGCCGACTCGATGAGCTGGACGCCGACAGCGTGCTCGTCACCGGCGGCGGACACATCGACGCCCACGACATCCGGCGGATCGGCTGGGGCCTCGAGCCCGGGCGGCAGCACCTGATCGTCGCCGTGAACCTGACGGACGTCGCCGGGCCACGGATCCACACGCGCCCGGTCGCGGGTCTCCCCCTCGTCCACGTCGAGACGCCGCAATACTCCACCCGTCAGCGGGTCCTGAAACGCGCGTTCGATTTCGTCGGGTCCCTGCTGCTGCTCGGGGCTCTCAGTCCGCTGCTGCTCGTCCTGGCCGTCCTCGTGCGACTGTCGGGACCCGGCCCGATCCTGTACCGGCAGGAACGTGTCGGTCAGGGCGGCGTCCGATTCGGGATGATCAAGTTTCGCTCCATGGTCGACGGCGCCGACGCCCGCCTGTCGGAACTCCTGACGAGCCAGGGACGCGACGGCGCTCCCCTGTTCAAGATCGACGACGACCCGCGCATCACGCCGATCGGCCGCATTCTGCGGAGGTACTCGCTCGACGAGATCCCCCAGCTGTTCAACGTGCTGGTCGGGCAGATGAGTCTCGTCGGGCCGCGTCCTCAGCGCGATGCGGAGGTGGCGTTCTACGACGACGACGCCCGGCGCCGCTTGATCGTCCGCCCCGGAATGAGCGGTCTCTGGCAGGTGAGCGGGCGATCGGCGCTGTCTTGGGAGGATGCCATCCGCCTCGACCTCTTCTACGTCGAGAACTGGTCGCTGATCGGCGACCTCGTCATCCTGTTCCGGACCGTGAAGGCCGTCTTCGCCCCCGGCGACACCGCGCACTGA